A window from Athalia rosae chromosome 5, iyAthRosa1.1, whole genome shotgun sequence encodes these proteins:
- the LOC105687252 gene encoding protein jagunal, producing the protein MASRVTNSQALGTDGTDFLHRQRVAAQYQFSAMNKSRLKYCIFFHYLLFFVMLAKLSADILDHLDIFVLEIEELQIPQPLWWEYIWCTSLLLSFLALSAIRYNRIKTIQRYMIGIVVLGYGPLIYGVVYYFRDVWSYLTTNEKENIQIWQGMPYGLLWYAFLLLASQVHFFSLYFSWNLQSAWKARGSRKVD; encoded by the exons ATGGCTTCAAGAGTAACCAATTCCCAAGCGCTCGGCACAGATGGGACTGATTTTTTACATAGGCAACGAGTCGCTGCACAATATCAGTTTag CGCAATGAACAAGTCAAGATTAAAATACTGCATATTTTTTCACTACCTATTATTCTTCGTAATGCTGGCCAAATTGTCCGCTGATATACTTGACCATTTGGATATTTTTGTCCTAGAAATCGAAGAGCTACAGATACCTCag ccCCTTTGGTGGGAGTACATATGGTGCACCAGTCTCTTATTATCTTTTCTGGCTTTATCGGCCATACGTTACAATAGAATAAAAACGATACAACGGTACATGATAGGTATTGTTGTTCTCGGATATGGTCCTTTGATCTATGGAGTAGTTTACTATTTCAGAGATGTATGGAGCTACTTAACTACtaacgaaaaggaaaatatcCAGATATGGCAG GGTATGCCATATGGATTACTGTGGTACGCGTTTCTACTCCTTGCCTCGCAAGTacatttcttctctttatatTTCTCATGGAATTTGCAATCCGCATGGAAAGCTCGAGGTTCAAGAAAAGTCGACTAA
- the LOC105687325 gene encoding tubulin-folding cofactor B — MTTYTVVTSDFVNLNITNSGQQTCCVERRFQKGITLNDFKGKLELLTGGNSATMKLEVYDKNDKLVCKPDEGDRLLGSYPIDDGMRVHVIDKCIRPDDETAQVDKFELSNTEYAKRSDTVKAFLERNKLGKYNEEEMKRREEEKRLEEEADEAAAKACKVGDRCETQVPNQPKRRGTVMYVGTTEFKSGWWIGVKYDEPLGKNDGSVKGKRYFDCPPNYGGFLKPAHVKTGDYPEEDFNLDEEL, encoded by the exons aTGACTACCTACACTGTAGTAACCTCAGACTTTGTTAATTTAAATATTACAAATTCTGGACAGCAAACTTGCTGCGTAGAAAGAAGATTTCAGAAGGGAATCACCCTCAATGATTTTAAG GGTAAACTGGAACTTCTTACTGGCGGGAACTCGGCCACAATGAAATTGGAGGTctatgataaaaatgataaacttGTCTGCAAACCAGATGAAGGTGACCGTTTGCTTGGCTCATATCCAATCGACGATGGAATGAGAGTTCAT GTAATAGACAAGTGCATCCGGCCGGATGATGAGACGGCACAGGTAGACAAGTTTGAACTGTCCAATACGGAGTACGCTAAAAGATCTG ATACCGTCAAAGCATTCCTAGAACGAAATAAGTTGGGAAAATATAATGAGGAAGAAATGAAACgtagggaagaagaaaaacggctagaagaagaagcagatgAAGCTGCAGCAAAAGCTTGCAAGGTTGGAGATCGCTGCGAGACTCAAGTACCAAATCAGCCAAAGCGGCGGGGCACAGTCATGTATgttg GTACAACTGAATTCAAAAGTGGATGGTGGATTGGTGTAAAGTATGATGAACCCTTAGGCAAAAACGATGGATC AGTCAAAGGTAAAAGATATTTTGATTGTCCCCCAAATTATGGTGGATTTTTGAAACCGGCGCACGTGAAGACTGGAGACTATCCAGAAGAGGATTTCAACTTGGACGAGGAACTTTAG
- the LOC105687324 gene encoding pleiotropic regulator 1 — MTMDVQRHSVHTLVFRSLKRTHDMFLSNQGTLPPIDPTTESMKKGIKSKDSYALVFDRVRKNNHLKLSHDHNSDPPPPGDDSFNGSNNSSAIVPYTPGIAGSLISGSAMPNNSNSTSSLVLNLPPKKAPTIAKPRWHAPWKLYRVISGHLGWVRCCAVEPGNDWFATGSADRVIKIWDLASGKLKVSLTGHISSVRGLAVSHRHPYLFSCGEDRQVKCWDLEYNKVIRHYHGHLSAVYSMALHPNIDVLVTAGRDSTARVWDMRTKANVHTLAGHTNTVASVICQAAEPQVITGSHDCTIRLWDLAAGKSRATLTNHKKSVRSVVFHPTLYMFASASPDNIKQWKCPEGKFIQNLSGHNAIVNCLAVNPDGVLVSGADNGTMQLWDWRTGYNFQRLQAPVQPGSMDSEAGVFSITFDMSGTRMITTEADKTIKVYKEDDTATEESHPINWRPDIIKRRKY, encoded by the exons ATGACCATG GACGTCCAACGCCATTCGGTCCATACATTGGTCTTTCGATCATTGAAACGTACACATGATATGTTTTTGTCTAATCAGGGCACTCTGCCTCCCATCGATCCTACGAC ggaatcaatgaaaaaaggCATAAAATCTAAAGACAGTTATGCCCTTGTTTTTGATCGTGTTAGAAAGAATAATCATCTCAAACTCAGCCATGATCATAACTCGGACCCTCCACCACCAGGAG ATGACAGTTTCAATGGCAGTAACAATTCCTCAGCAATTGTGCCTTACACACCTGGAATAGCTGGATCTTTGATATCTGGTTCAGCAATGCCAAATAATTCGAACAGTACTTCGTCATTAGTTCTTAACTTGCCACCAAAAAAGGCTCCAACAATTGCAAAACCCCGTTGGCACGCGCCTTGGAAATTATACAGAGTAATAAGCGGGCATCTTGGGTGGGTTAGATGCTGCGCTGTGGAACCGGGAAATGATTGGTTCGCAACTGGATCGGCAGACAGAGTTAttaag ATATGGGATCTCGCTAGCGGTAAATTGAAAGTGTCCCTCACTGGGCACATAAGTAGTGTCCGCGGACTTGCCGTCTCACACAGGCATCCGTATTTGTTTTCTTGCGGAGAGGATCGTCAGGTTAAATGCTGGGATCTAGAATATAATAAG GTTATCAGACACTATCACGGTCATTTGTCGGCGGTTTATTCTATGGCGTTGCATCCTAATATCGATGTGTTAGTAACCGCGGGCAGAGATTCTACTGCCAGAGTTTGGGACATGAGAACAAAAGCGAACGTTCACACACTGGCAGGTCATACCAATACGGTGGCTAGTGTAATATGTCAGGCAGCGGAGCCACAG GTCATCACCGGTAGCCACGACTGCACCATACGTTTGTGGGATTTGGCTGCTGGAAAATCTCGAGCAACTTTAACAAATCACAAGAAAAGCGTTAGATCTGTTGTTTTCCATCCGACGTT GTACATGTTCGCTTCAGCCTCCCCAGATAACATAAAACAGTGGAAATGTCCGGAAGGAAAATTCATACAGAATCTGTCCGGACATAACGCGATTGTTAATTGTTTGGCTGTGAATCCTGACGGTGTCCTGGTTTCTGGCGCAGATAACGGAACGATGCAACTTTGGGATTGGAGAACCGG GTATAACTTCCAGAGGCTCCAAGCGCCTGTTCAACCTGGTTCAATGGATAGTGAAGCTGGAGTTTTCAGTATCACATTTGACATGTCTGGGACTCGTATGATTACCACCGAAGCCGACAAAACGATAAAAGTTTACAAGGAAGATGACACAGCG ACCGAAGAAAGTCATCCGATTAATTGGCGGCCCGACATCATCAAGCGAAGGAAATATTAA